In one Vulgatibacter incomptus genomic region, the following are encoded:
- a CDS encoding TSUP family transporter, with translation MDIALPELALLTSVAFIAGVVDAIAGGGGLLTLPALLAVGLPPHLALGTNKGQSVFGSGAALAGYARARMIDGRLARIGFPLGLVGSLAGAALVMLLDPSLLRPVVLVLLVAVALFLAFKPAVASGIAPSPKKAAWLTAALALGLGAYDGFFGPGVGTFLIVGFVWLLGMPVARASANAKVVNFASNLAALLLFAQRGAVLPAVAAPMAAAQLAGGFLGARLAARGGDVLVRRAVLMVVTALVIKLGFDLLH, from the coding sequence GTGGACATCGCCCTTCCCGAGCTCGCGCTCCTCACCAGCGTCGCCTTCATCGCCGGCGTCGTCGACGCCATTGCCGGAGGCGGCGGCCTGCTCACCCTCCCGGCGCTCCTCGCCGTCGGCCTCCCGCCCCACCTCGCCCTCGGCACCAACAAGGGGCAGTCGGTCTTCGGCTCGGGCGCCGCGCTGGCCGGCTACGCCCGCGCCCGCATGATCGATGGGCGCCTCGCGCGGATCGGCTTTCCGCTGGGCCTCGTCGGCTCACTCGCCGGAGCGGCGCTGGTGATGCTCCTGGATCCCTCCCTGCTCCGCCCGGTCGTGCTGGTGCTGCTCGTCGCCGTCGCGCTCTTCCTGGCCTTCAAGCCGGCGGTGGCTTCGGGTATCGCCCCTTCGCCCAAGAAGGCCGCGTGGCTCACCGCCGCCCTCGCCCTCGGCCTGGGCGCCTACGACGGCTTCTTCGGCCCTGGTGTCGGCACCTTCCTGATCGTCGGCTTCGTGTGGCTCCTGGGGATGCCCGTCGCCAGGGCGTCCGCCAACGCAAAGGTCGTCAACTTCGCGTCCAACCTCGCGGCGCTGCTCCTCTTCGCCCAGCGCGGCGCGGTGCTGCCCGCGGTCGCCGCCCCCATGGCCGCCGCCCAGCTCGCGGGCGGCTTCCTCGGCGCCAGGCTCGCGGCGCGCGGAGGCGACGTGCTCGTGCGCCGCGCCGTGCTGATGGTGGTGACGGCGCTGGTGATCAAGCTCGGCTTCGACCTCTTGCACTAA
- a CDS encoding GNAT family N-acetyltransferase: MHVRDARIEDAASLASLAGELGYSSPAAEMRARLEVLLPHRDRRILVAEDDGAILGWIEAEERLTLDSSQRVEILGLVVGTTARRRGVGAALVSAAEAWARALAVGAVTVRSNVLRAESHPFYERMGFARTKTQHYYRKRLD, translated from the coding sequence ATGCACGTTCGTGACGCACGAATCGAAGATGCGGCATCCCTCGCCAGCCTCGCGGGCGAGCTCGGCTACTCCTCCCCGGCCGCCGAGATGCGCGCCAGGCTGGAGGTGCTCCTTCCCCACCGCGATCGCCGGATCCTCGTGGCGGAGGACGATGGCGCGATCCTCGGCTGGATCGAAGCGGAAGAGCGGCTCACCCTCGACTCGAGCCAGCGCGTCGAGATCCTCGGCCTGGTCGTGGGAACGACCGCGCGGCGTCGGGGGGTGGGTGCCGCGCTGGTGTCCGCCGCCGAGGCCTGGGCCCGAGCGCTGGCCGTCGGCGCCGTCACCGTCCGCTCGAACGTGCTCCGTGCCGAATCTCACCCGTTCTACGAGCGGATGGGCTTCGCGCGCACGAAGACCCAGCACTACTATCGAAAGCGGCTCGATTGA
- a CDS encoding exonuclease SbcCD subunit D C-terminal domain-containing protein, whose protein sequence is MRILHTSDWHLGHTLHDVSREREHELFLEWLLEAIGAHGADALLIAGDVFDTANPPAAAQAMFYRFVAKARRRYERLEIVAIGGNHDSADRLDAPSPLLDGFDVRVVGGLARRADRSLDLDRLILPLRDREGEVRAWVAAVPFLRPADLPAVPGADDQLVEGVRATYREVLDAVRERRRPGQAIVAMGHLYMTGTRLSELSERRILGGNQHALPAEIFPDDVAYAALGHLHLAQQVGRPSVRYSGSPIPLSMSELDYPHQVCLVDLEGEGMRSVEPLRVPRFVELLRVPRSGALEREALLEALRALPNGTLPEADGADAALRPFLEVRVRQTRPDPSLRRDVEQALEGKAARLVKLGIELGGDGKSLADRVELQMLDELLPEKVFEDRWKKEHPGEPPPDLMAAFLELVGDVQQGRAS, encoded by the coding sequence ATGCGGATCCTCCACACATCGGACTGGCACCTCGGGCACACGCTCCACGACGTGTCGCGGGAGCGGGAGCACGAGCTCTTTCTCGAGTGGCTCCTCGAGGCGATCGGCGCGCACGGGGCGGATGCCCTCCTGATCGCCGGCGACGTCTTCGACACCGCGAACCCGCCGGCGGCGGCGCAGGCGATGTTCTACCGCTTCGTGGCGAAGGCGCGGCGGCGCTACGAGCGGCTGGAGATCGTGGCGATCGGCGGAAACCACGACTCGGCGGATCGGCTCGACGCGCCGTCGCCGCTGCTGGACGGCTTCGACGTGCGGGTGGTCGGGGGCCTGGCGCGGCGCGCGGATCGTTCCCTTGACCTCGACCGGCTGATCCTCCCGCTGCGCGATCGGGAGGGTGAGGTGCGCGCCTGGGTCGCGGCCGTGCCCTTCCTGCGGCCGGCGGATCTCCCCGCCGTGCCCGGAGCGGACGATCAGCTGGTGGAGGGCGTGCGCGCGACCTACCGCGAGGTGCTGGACGCCGTGCGGGAGCGGCGCCGGCCGGGGCAGGCGATCGTGGCGATGGGGCACCTCTACATGACCGGCACCCGGCTCTCGGAGTTGAGCGAGCGGCGGATCCTGGGCGGGAACCAGCACGCGCTCCCGGCGGAGATTTTCCCGGACGATGTGGCCTATGCGGCGCTCGGCCACCTCCACCTCGCGCAGCAGGTGGGGCGGCCGTCGGTGCGCTACAGCGGATCGCCGATCCCCCTGTCGATGTCGGAGCTCGACTATCCGCACCAGGTCTGCCTGGTGGATCTCGAGGGCGAGGGTATGCGCTCGGTGGAGCCGCTGCGGGTGCCGCGCTTCGTCGAGCTCCTTCGCGTGCCGCGGTCCGGGGCGCTGGAAAGAGAAGCCCTGTTGGAGGCGCTCAGGGCGCTGCCGAACGGGACGCTGCCGGAGGCAGACGGGGCCGACGCCGCGTTGCGGCCCTTCCTCGAGGTCCGGGTACGGCAGACGCGGCCGGATCCCTCGCTTCGCCGCGACGTGGAGCAGGCCCTGGAGGGCAAGGCCGCGCGCCTCGTCAAGCTGGGCATCGAGCTCGGCGGCGACGGCAAGTCCCTCGCCGATCGGGTGGAGCTGCAGATGCTGGACGAGCTCCTGCCGGAGAAGGTCTTCGAGGACCGCTGGAAGAAGGAGCACCCCGGAGAGCCGCCGCCGGACTTGATGGCGGCGTTCCTGGAGCTGGTAGGTGACGTGCAGCAGGGGAGGGCGTCGTGA